In the Topomyia yanbarensis strain Yona2022 chromosome 3, ASM3024719v1, whole genome shotgun sequence genome, one interval contains:
- the LOC131689639 gene encoding POU domain protein CF1A, producing the protein MAATTYISPSGELDMALGGGYHTSSPRSAADANEMKYMHHHHHQSHHHVPSSPSPNPAGLGSVTGGLGGVGGNPWAALQPTDPWALHSHHPHSHPHATDVKQEMHLSQQRAQQGMASPHAWHAPVHPGTHYATGGSPLQYHHAMNGMLHHPAHPAHHQSAPPLHHSLRGESPQLHIPHHHLQGDRDVSAGEEDTPTSDDLEAFAKQFKQRRIKLGFTQADVGLALGTLYGNVFSQTTICRFEALQLSFKNMCKLKPLLQKWLEEADSTTGSPTSIDKIAAQGRKRKKRTSIEVSVKGALEQHFHKQPKPSAQEITSLADSLQLEKEVVRVWFCNRRQKEKRMTPPNTMGGDMMDGMPPGHMGHGGHGYHPHHDMHGSPMGTHSHSHSPPMLSPQSMGGGGHHQLTAH; encoded by the coding sequence ATGGCCGCCACCACGTACATATCGCCCAGCGGCGAGCTGGACATGGCATTAGGCGGCGGATACCATACATCTTCACCGCGGAGTGCAGCTGATGCAAACGAGATGAAGTATATGCATCACCATCACCATCAGAGTCATCACCATGTGCCCTCCAGTCCTAGTCCAAATCCGGCTGGATTGGGTTCGGTGACGGGTGGCCTGGGTGGCGTCGGTGGAAACCCATGGGCTGCCCTTCAACCTACAGATCCATGGGCACTGCATTCACACCATCCTCATTCCCACCCGCATGCGACAGACGTGAAGCAGGAAATGCATTTATCGCAACAAAGAGCACAACAAGGCATGGCTTCACCTCATGCCTGGCATGCACCCGTACATCCCGGAACGCATTATGCTACCGGAGGATCTCCATTGCAGTACCACCATGCCATGAACGGTATGCTCCATCATCCTGCTCATCCTGCTCATCACCAAAGTGCACCGCCTCTACATCACTCGTTACGGGGTGAGTCGCCTCAGCTACATATACCACACCACCACCTGCAAGGCGATCGGGATGTGAGTGCCGGCGAAGAAGACACTCCAACATCCGACGATCTGGAAGCGTTCGCAAAGCAATTCAAACAAAGACGAATTAAGCTAGGATTTACACAGGCCGATGTAGGTCTAGCACTCGGTACTCTGTACGGCAACGTATTCTCTCAAACAACGATATGTCGATTCGAGGCTCTACAGTTAAGTTTTAAGAATATGTGCAAGCTAAAGCCACTGCTGCAAAAGTGGCTCGAAGAGGCTGACTCAACCACAGGTTCGCCAACCAGCATCGACAAAATCGCTGCCCAGGGTCGAAAACGGAAAAAGCGAACCAGTATCGAGGTATCGGTGAAGGGAGCTCTAGAACAGCATTTCCACAAACAGCCGAAACCATCGGCACAGGAAATCACTTCGCTTGCCGATTCACTCCAGCTAGAGAAGGAAGTAGTACGAGTATGGTTCTGTAACCGACGGCAGAAAGAAAAACGGATGACACCACCAAACACGATGGGTGGTGACATGATGGATGGAATGCCGCCTGGCCACATGGGTCACGGAGGACATGGCTATCATCCACATCATGACATGCACGGTAGTCCGATGGGTACACACAGCCACAGCCACAGTCCGCCCATGCTCAGCCCTCAGAGTATGGGAGGTGGAGGGCACCATCAGTTAACGGCCCACTAG